The Pirellulales bacterium genome contains the following window.
ACCGAGGTCGCCGAGGGAGATTTTTGGCTCAGCACGACTCCCACCGTGCCTGGTACGACGTTTGTCGGCGGCGGAACCGATACGGGCAATCCGCGCATGGTGAGTTGGATCAAGCTGTACGACAATCAGAGCCATCAAACGTATTTCGTCGCGGATACGCACTGGTCGCTCGATACGCAGGCGGAGAATCAATCCGGAACGTTCATGCGCACGGAGCTCGCGCAACTGGCTGGCGGATTGCCGATGATCGTGATCGGTGATTTCAACACGACCCTGCCCAGCACCGCCTTACAAACACTCGTCGGTGCCACGAGCAGCGGCTTCAAATTGACCGATGCCTATCGGCATGTTTATCCCACCGTCGGACCGAATGAGGCCACGTTTCACAATTTCACGGGCAATCAGTCGGGCTCGGCCATCGATCACATCTTCTACACTGCGTCGACCTTTACGGCCACGGCCGCCGCGATCGTACACACCACGTATAACGGCCTTTACCCGTCCGATCATTTCCCCGTGACGGCAACGTTGCAAGTCACGGTTGTGCCTGAGCCCGCGGCGATCGTGATGGCGTGTTTGGCCGCCGTGGGAACGATCGGTTTAGCGCGGGGAAGATTTTCACCACGGAAACACGGAGGCGGAAGCGGAGGAAGTGGGCAGAAGGCAGCCGGCGTTGGGCAGTGAAGGAAATGCGGCGGGCAGAATGATGAGCCGAAAGGCTAGGAGATGCGGCCACGAAAAACGTGAAAAGGCACGAAGAGGAAGAGAAGGAACTTTGCCCTATGAATTTTCTCTGTGTCCTCTGAGAGCTCTGTGGCAAGAAACTCTGTGGCAAGA
Protein-coding sequences here:
- a CDS encoding endonuclease/exonuclease/phosphatase family protein → MKRTIRIPSSTSSGLRFARWALLAMMLAASTASTGRAATVNLNVMTFNIKFDDGSIGNQFEANGWVVNKFYVPTGNRRDKVEATISSAAPDIFGEQEGLPNQVTDLKNAFPNYTYYGQGRNGGNGSTSGETNGIFYLTSRFTEVAEGDFWLSTTPTVPGTTFVGGGTDTGNPRMVSWIKLYDNQSHQTYFVADTHWSLDTQAENQSGTFMRTELAQLAGGLPMIVIGDFNTTLPSTALQTLVGATSSGFKLTDAYRHVYPTVGPNEATFHNFTGNQSGSAIDHIFYTASTFTATAAAIVHTTYNGLYPSDHFPVTATLQVTVVPEPAAIVMACLAAVGTIGLARGRFSPRKHGGGSGGSGQKAAGVGQ